A single region of the Oncorhynchus keta strain PuntledgeMale-10-30-2019 chromosome 4, Oket_V2, whole genome shotgun sequence genome encodes:
- the LOC118375247 gene encoding histone deacetylase 3 produces the protein MSNRTAYFYDPDVGNFHYGAGHPMKPHRLSLTHSLVLHYGLYKKMQVFKPYKASQHDMCRFHSEDYIDFLQKVSPNNMQGFTKSLNTFNVGDDCPVFPGLFEFCSRYTGASLQGATQLNHKICDIAINWAGGLHHAKKFEASGFCYVNDIVISILELLKYHPRVLYIDIDIHHGDGVQEAFYLTDRVMTVSFHKYGNYFFPGTGDMYEVGAESGRYYCLNVPLRDGIDDQSYRQLFQPVIKQVVDFYQPTCIVLQCGADSLGCDRLGCFNLSIRGHGECVEFVKSFRIPLLVLGGGGYTVRNVARCWTYETSLLVDEPISDELPYSEYFEYFAPDFTLHPDVSTRIENQNSRQYLEQIRSTVFENLKMLNHAPSVQIHDVPSDILSYERTDEGDPDERGSEDNYSRPEAANEFYDGDHDNDKESDVEI, from the exons ATGTCCAACAGAACAGCATATTTTTATGATCCGGACGTGGGGAACTTTCATTATG GTGCTGGTCACCCTATGAAACCCCATCGTCTCTCTCTGACGCACAGCCTTGTTTTGCACTATGGCCTATACAAAAAGATGCAG GTTTTCAAACCATACAAAGCCTCCCAACATGACATGTGCCGATTTCACTCAGAAGATTACATTGACTTTCTTCAGAAGGTCAGCCCCAACAATATGCAGGGCTTCACAAAGAGTCTCAACACCTTCAATGTGGGGGATGACTG CCCTGTATTCCCGGGCCTGTTTGAGTTCTGCTCCAGGTATACCGGAGCTTCACTACAGGGAGCAACACAGCTAAACCACAAG ATATGTGACATTGCCATCAACTGGGCTGGGGGTCTTCATCATGCTAAGAAATTTGAG GCCTCTGGATTTTGCTATGTGAATGACATTGTCATCAGTATACTGGAGCTTTTGAA ATACCACCCACGTGTGCTCTACATAGACATTGACATTCACCATGGCGATGGGGTGCAGGAAGCCTTTTACCTGACTGATCGGGTCATGACTGTATCCTTCCACAAGTATGGGAACTACTTTTTCCCAGGCACAG GTGACATGTATGAGGTGGGGGCTGAGAGCGGCCGTTACTACTGCCTGAACGTGCCTCTCCGTGATGGGATCGATGACCAGA GCTACAGGCAACTCTTTCAGCCAGTCATTAAGCAAGTGGTGGACTTCTACCAGCCAACCTGTATCGTTCTTCAG TGTGGGGCTGACTCTCTGGGCTGTGACCGACTAGGATGCTTCAACCTCAGTATACGAGGCCATGG GGAATGTGTGGAGTTTGTAAAAAGCTTCAGGATTCCCCTGCTGGTGCTGGGAGGAGGGGGGTACACAGTACGCAATGTGGCCAGATGCTG GACCTATGAGACCTCCCTCCTAGTCGATGAGCCAATTAGTGATGAGCTGCCCTATAGTG AGTACTTTGAGTATTTTGCTCCAGACTTCACACTCCACCCAGATGTGAGCACCAGGATAGAGAACCAGAATTCAAGACAG TACCTGGAGCAGATACGTTCGACGGTCTTTGAGAACTTGAAGATGTTGAACCACGCCCCCAGTGTCCAGATCCACGACGTGCCCTCCGACATCCTGAGCTACGAGCGTACTGACGAGGGAGACCCAGATGAGAGGGGCTCAGAGGACAACTATTCCAG GCCGGAGGCAGCCAATGAGTTCTATGATGGTGACCATGACAACGACAAGGAGAGCGACGTGGAGATCTGA